A section of the Lutra lutra chromosome 3, mLutLut1.2, whole genome shotgun sequence genome encodes:
- the LOC125095232 gene encoding phospholipase DDHD2-like, with product MSSVESHQEQLSQSDPSPSPNSCSSFELLDMDTGSLYEPVSPHWFYCKIIDSKETWIPFNSEDSQQLEEAYGSGKDCNGRVVPTDGGRYDVHLGERMRYAVYWDELASEVRRCTWFYKGDKDNKSVPYSESFSQVLEETYMLAVTLDEWKKKLESPNREIIILHNPKLMVHYQPVAGSDEWGSTPTEQGRPRTVKRGVENISVDIHCGEPLQIDHLVFVVHGIGPACDLRFRSIVQCVNDFRSVSLNLLQTHFKKAQENQQIGRVEFLPVNWHSPLHSTGVDVDLQRITLPSINCLRHFTNDTILDVFFYNSPTYCQTIVDTVASEMNRIYTLFLQRNPDFKGGVSIAGHSLGSLILFDILTNQKDSLGDMDSEKDAPNIVMDEGDTLMLEEDLKKLQLSEFFNLFEKEKVDKEALALCTDKDLQEMGIPLGPRKKILNYFRTRKNLMGINRPTLQPASGVTISNILKEPGFCSKTNATGNGDYLDVGIGQVSVKYPRLIYKPEIFFAFGSPIGMFLTVRGLKRIDPNYKFPTCKGFFNIYHPFDPVAYRIELMVVPGVEFEPMLIPHHKGRKRMHLELREGLTRMSMDLKNNLLGSLRMAWKSFTRAPYPALQASETTEETEAESESSSEKLSDVNTEETPVTVKEEVPPINVGMLNGGQRIDYVLQEKPIESFNEYLFALQSHLRYWESEDTVLLVLKEIYQTQGIFLDQPLQ from the coding sequence CCCAGTCAGATCCATCCCCGTCACCAAACTCATGTAGTTCCTTTGAGCTACTAGACATGGACACTGGCAGTTTGTATGAGCCAGTTTCTCCTCATtggttttattgtaaaataatagaTTCTAAGGAGACATGGATTCCTTTCAATTCTGAGGATTCACAGCAGCTGGAAGAGGCATATGGATCTGGAAAAGATTGTAATGGGAGAGTTGTCCCCACTGATGGGGGCAGATATGATGTGCATTTGGGGGAGAGGATGCGGTATGCTGTATACTGGGATGAGCTAGCATCAGAAGTGAGACGATGTACCTGGTTTTACAAAGGAGACAAAGATAATAAGTCTGTTCCCTACTCAGAGAGCTTCAGCCAAGTATTAGAGGAAACATACATGCTTGCTGTAACTCTGGATGAGTGGAAAAAGAAACTGGAGTCTCCTAACAGAGAAATTATTATATTACACAATCCAAAGCTTATGGTGCATTACCAGCCAGTTGCAGGGTCTGATGAATGGGGTTCAACACCCACTGAACAGGGTCGACCAAGGACAGTGAAGAGAGGGGTTGAGAACATTTCTGTTGACATTCATTGTGGAGAACCTTTACAAATAGATCATTTGGTTTTTGTAGTCCATGGGATTGGACCAGCTTGTGATCTCCGCTTTCGAAGCATTGTACAGTGTGTTAACGATTTTCGCAGTGTTTCCTTGAACCTGCTGCAGACACATTTTAAGAAAGCCCAAGAAAATCAGCAGATTGGAAGGGTAGAATTTCTTCCAGTCAACTGGCATAGTCCTTTGCATTCTACTGGTGTGGATGTAGATCTGCAGCGAATAACTCTGCCCAGCATTAATTGCCTAAGGCACTTCACCAATGACACaattctggatgtcttcttctaTAATAGCCCCACCTACTGTCAGACTATCGTGGACACAGTTGCTTCTGAAATGAACCGAATATATACACTTTTTCTTCAGAGGAACCCTGATTTCAAAGGGGGTGTATCCATTGCTGGTCATAGTTTAGGTTCACTTATACTGTTTGATATACTAACAAATCAGAAAGATTCTTTGGGGGATATGGACAGTGAAAAGGATGCACCAAATATTGTCATGGATGAGGGAGACACACTGATGCTAGAGGAAGATTTGAAGAAACTTCAACTCTCTGAATTCTTTAATCTCTTTGAGAAGGAGAAAGTAGATAAGGAAGCGCTGGCTTTATGTACTGACAAAGATCTTCAAGAAATGGGAATTCCCTTAGGACCAAGAAAGAAGATATTAAACTACTTTAGGACCAGAAAAAATTTAATGGGTATTAATAGACCAACCCTGCAGCCAGCTTCAGGGGTGACTATATCCAACATCCTCAAAGAACCAGGCTTCTGCAGTAAAACCAATGCTACTGGAAATGGTGACTATCTGGATGTTGGCATTGGGCAGGTGTCTGTAAAATACCCCCGGCTCATCTACAAACCAGAAATATTCTTTGCCTTTGGATCTCCCATTGGAATGTTCCTTACTGTCCGAGGACTAAAAAGAATTGATCCCAACTATAAATTTCCAACATGCAAAGGTTTTTTCAATATCTATCACCCTTTTGATCCTGTGGCCTATAGGATTGAACTGATGGTGGTTCCAGGAGTGGAATTTGAGCCAATGCTAATCCCACATCATAAGGGCAGGAAGCGAATGCACTTAGAATTGAGAGAGGGCTTGACCAGGATGAGTATGGACCTTAAGAACAACTTGCTAGGTTCACTGCGGATGGCCTGGAAGTCTTTCACCAGAGCTCCATACCCTGCCTTACAGGCTTCAGAAACtacagaagaaactgaagcagaatcTGAATCAAGTTCAGAGAAGCTGAGTGATGTTAACACAGAAGAGACCCCTGTGACAGTTAAAGAAGAAGTCCCACCCATCAATGTGGGAATGCTGAATGGAGGCCAGCGCATTGACTATGTGCTACAAGAGAAGCCCATTGAaagttttaatgaatatttatttgctttacaaAGCCATCTACGCTATTGGGAGTCTGAAGATACGGTATTGCTGGTCCTCAAAGAAATCTACCAGACCCAGGGCATCTTCCTTGATCAGCCTTTACAGTAA